A stretch of the Pseudomonas sp. ACM7 genome encodes the following:
- a CDS encoding response regulator transcription factor: MKSVLIVDDHPVVRAAVKIVLVQEGFKQIYEAASGNEVLPKIREHKPDLVVLDLVMPSLDGLDVLARIKTSGVPCRVLVFTSQEPMFYQDRCMHAGAAGYVAKSNDLQHLHRAVHAVMAGYTYFAQLPSASVSLNSIQMSEKQMIDKLSDRELTIFQHLARGIGNKAIAEIMHLSHKTVSTYKTRLVGKLNVESAVYLRDFAKRNHLI; the protein is encoded by the coding sequence ATGAAGTCAGTGCTGATTGTGGACGATCATCCAGTGGTTCGCGCCGCAGTCAAAATCGTACTGGTGCAGGAGGGTTTCAAGCAGATTTACGAAGCGGCGAGTGGTAATGAGGTCTTGCCGAAGATCCGCGAGCACAAGCCTGATCTGGTGGTACTGGATCTGGTGATGCCCTCGCTCGACGGGCTGGATGTACTGGCACGGATCAAGACCAGTGGGGTGCCCTGCCGAGTGCTGGTCTTCACGTCCCAGGAACCCATGTTTTATCAGGATCGTTGCATGCACGCCGGCGCCGCAGGCTATGTCGCCAAGTCCAATGACTTGCAGCACTTGCACAGAGCCGTGCACGCCGTGATGGCCGGTTACACCTATTTCGCCCAGCTACCCTCGGCGTCGGTGTCGCTGAACTCGATACAAATGAGTGAAAAACAGATGATCGATAAACTCTCCGACCGGGAACTGACGATCTTTCAGCATCTGGCCCGGGGCATCGGTAACAAGGCGATCGCTGAAATCATGCACTTGAGTCACAAGACCGTCAGCACCTACAAGACCCGTTTGGTTGGAAAGCTCAATGTGGAATCGGCGGTGTACCTGAGGGATTTTGCCAAGCGTAATCATCTGATCTGA
- a CDS encoding response regulator — translation MSNKALRILIADELHFHRMKIERLFNQLDYYRIAPVHSLEELLTLVEYGCEPFDLVVVNASLADRTLNLLDFFRDNHQVHHALIYDGQQAQLPPIPACVQQTVKVSHATLPDLASIERLMAIIDPRLPFVGTVISVR, via the coding sequence TTGTCGAACAAAGCCTTACGTATCCTGATCGCTGACGAGTTGCATTTTCACCGCATGAAGATCGAGCGACTGTTCAATCAACTCGACTACTACCGGATAGCACCGGTGCACAGCCTTGAAGAGCTGTTAACCCTGGTCGAATACGGTTGCGAGCCATTTGATCTGGTGGTCGTCAATGCCTCGCTGGCAGACAGAACGTTGAATCTGCTCGATTTTTTCCGCGATAACCATCAAGTTCATCACGCATTGATCTACGACGGTCAGCAGGCGCAACTGCCGCCCATTCCTGCCTGTGTTCAACAAACCGTCAAGGTGAGCCACGCGACGCTGCCTGATCTGGCATCCATTGAGCGGCTGATGGCGATCATCGACCCTCGTCTACCGTTCGTCGGTACTGTCATTTCTGTCAGGTAG
- a CDS encoding MgtC/SapB family protein, with protein MQAINNINLTSLVDTLVSLSAAFILGGLIGFERQYRQRTAGLRTNVLVAVGAAIFVDMANRLGGAEGAVRVVAYVVSGIGFLGAGVIMREEGNVRGLNTAATLWASAAVGACAGADLLLEALLGTLFVLAANTLLRPIVNNINRQPLDVISAEVTNIVYVIARRSQQQAVLALLEAELERSNYPASDMDVHAFGTDEIEIEATLATTSVDGDELDALVGRISTSTLVVQAFWSPSTTE; from the coding sequence ATGCAAGCCATCAACAACATCAACCTGACCTCCTTGGTCGACACCCTGGTCAGCCTCAGCGCGGCCTTCATCCTCGGCGGCCTGATCGGTTTCGAGCGCCAGTACCGCCAACGTACCGCCGGCCTGCGCACCAATGTGCTGGTGGCGGTGGGGGCGGCGATCTTTGTCGACATGGCTAACCGCCTCGGTGGTGCCGAAGGTGCCGTGCGAGTGGTGGCCTACGTGGTCTCCGGGATCGGCTTTCTCGGTGCGGGGGTGATCATGCGCGAGGAAGGCAATGTCCGCGGGCTCAATACCGCTGCCACCCTATGGGCTTCGGCGGCGGTGGGGGCCTGCGCCGGTGCCGACCTGCTGCTCGAAGCGCTGCTGGGCACGTTGTTCGTACTGGCGGCCAATACCTTGCTGCGGCCGATCGTCAACAACATCAACCGCCAGCCGCTGGATGTGATTTCGGCGGAAGTCACCAACATCGTGTACGTGATCGCCCGGCGCTCGCAACAACAGGCGGTACTGGCCTTGTTAGAGGCAGAGCTTGAGCGCAGCAACTACCCGGCGAGCGATATGGATGTGCACGCGTTCGGCACGGATGAGATCGAAATCGAAGCAACGCTGGCGACAACGTCGGTCGATGGCGATGAACTGGATGCACTGGTGGGGCGGATTTCAACGTCGACGTTGGTGGTGCAAGCGTTCTGGAGTCCGAGTACGACGGAATAG
- the mgtA gene encoding magnesium-translocating P-type ATPase — translation MNLTLLKEFFAGFLRTRHIARHFRRLALLENFTDTTVSREVPPTLAQTLVSAANSDTGQLLNNLGSHTDGLSELEADALRVQFGLNEVEHEQPLPWWTHLWHCYKNPFNLLLTLLAVISLLTEDMKAAIVIFSMVVLSTLLRFWQETKSNQAADALKAMVSNTATVLRRDAQRTELPIKQLVPGDLIVLSAGDMIPADCRVLNAKDLFVSQAAMTGESMPVEKFPRQQNGDTHNPLDLDNILFMGTNVVSGTAMAVVLTTGNNTYFGALAQRVGATDRAPTSFQTGVNKVSWLLIRFMFVMAPLVLFINGFTKGDWTQALLFALSIAVGLTPEMLPMIVTSTLAKGAVFLSRKKVIVKRLDAIQNFGAMDVLCTDKTGTLTQDKIFLARNVDVWGNDSDDVLEMAYLNSYYQTGLKNLLDVAVLEHVEIHRELKVGTAFRKVDEIPFDFTRRRMSVVVAERDHSHLLICKGAVEEVLAVCTRVRHGEVDEALSDELLARIRQVTASFNAEGLRVVAVAARPMIEGRDTYSLADEQELTLIGYVAFLDPPKESTAPALKALAAHGVAVKVLTGDNELVTAKICREVGLEQQGLLMGNDIERMSDAELAIAVETTNVFAKLTPSHKERIVRLLKGNGHVVGFMGDGINDAPALRTADIGISVDSAVDIAKEAADIILLEKSLMVLEEGVLEGRRTFANMLKYIKMTASSNFGNVFSVLVASAFIPFLPMLPMHLLVQNLLYDISQIAIPFDNVDEEMLSKPQRWQPADVGRFMLFFGPISSIFDITTFALMWYVFDANTPDHQTLFQSGWFVVGLLTQTLIVHMIRTPKIPFLQSRAAMPLMVMTGIIMAVGIFLPMGPLAHYFKLQALPSLYFVFLPVILLAYMGLTQAVKGFYIRRFGWQ, via the coding sequence ATGAACCTGACCCTGCTCAAAGAATTCTTCGCCGGATTCCTGCGCACCCGCCACATCGCCCGACACTTCCGTCGCCTGGCGCTGCTGGAAAACTTCACCGACACCACGGTCAGCCGCGAGGTACCGCCCACCCTGGCGCAAACCCTCGTGAGCGCCGCCAACAGCGACACCGGCCAACTGCTGAACAACCTCGGTAGCCACACCGATGGCTTGAGCGAACTCGAAGCCGATGCACTGCGCGTGCAATTCGGCCTCAACGAAGTCGAGCACGAACAGCCTCTGCCGTGGTGGACCCACTTGTGGCACTGCTACAAAAACCCGTTCAACCTGTTGCTGACCTTGCTCGCGGTCATCTCCTTGCTGACCGAAGACATGAAAGCCGCCATCGTGATTTTCTCCATGGTGGTGCTCTCGACATTGCTGCGCTTCTGGCAGGAAACCAAATCCAACCAGGCCGCCGACGCGCTCAAGGCGATGGTGAGCAACACCGCCACGGTGTTGCGTCGGGATGCGCAACGTACCGAACTGCCGATCAAGCAACTGGTGCCAGGCGACCTGATCGTGCTGTCCGCCGGTGACATGATCCCCGCCGATTGCCGGGTGCTCAACGCCAAGGACTTGTTCGTCAGCCAGGCCGCCATGACCGGCGAATCGATGCCGGTGGAAAAATTCCCGCGCCAGCAGAACGGCGATACCCACAATCCGCTCGACCTCGACAACATCCTGTTCATGGGCACCAACGTGGTGTCCGGCACGGCGATGGCGGTGGTTCTGACCACGGGCAACAACACCTATTTCGGCGCCCTGGCCCAGCGGGTTGGCGCTACCGATCGCGCACCCACTTCATTCCAGACGGGCGTCAACAAAGTCAGCTGGCTGCTCATCCGGTTCATGTTCGTCATGGCGCCGTTGGTACTGTTCATCAACGGCTTCACCAAGGGCGACTGGACCCAGGCGCTGCTGTTCGCGCTATCGATTGCCGTGGGCCTGACCCCGGAAATGCTGCCGATGATTGTCACCTCGACGCTGGCCAAGGGCGCGGTGTTCCTGTCGCGTAAAAAAGTCATCGTCAAACGCCTCGACGCGATCCAGAACTTCGGCGCCATGGACGTGCTGTGCACCGACAAGACCGGCACCCTGACTCAGGACAAGATCTTCCTGGCACGCAATGTCGATGTCTGGGGCAACGACTCCGATGACGTGCTGGAAATGGCCTACCTCAACAGCTACTACCAGACCGGCCTGAAAAACCTGCTGGACGTGGCGGTGCTCGAACACGTGGAAATCCACCGTGAACTGAAAGTCGGCACAGCGTTTCGCAAGGTCGACGAGATCCCGTTCGACTTCACTCGCCGGCGGATGTCGGTGGTGGTCGCCGAGCGCGATCATTCGCACCTGCTGATCTGCAAAGGCGCGGTGGAGGAAGTGCTGGCGGTGTGCACGCGGGTGCGTCATGGCGAGGTCGATGAAGCACTGAGCGATGAATTGCTGGCGCGGATTCGTCAGGTGACCGCATCGTTCAACGCCGAAGGACTTCGTGTCGTAGCCGTCGCCGCACGGCCAATGATTGAGGGCCGCGACACCTACAGCCTGGCGGATGAGCAGGAACTGACATTGATCGGTTACGTGGCGTTTCTCGATCCACCGAAGGAAAGCACCGCGCCGGCCCTCAAAGCCTTGGCCGCTCACGGCGTGGCCGTAAAAGTGCTGACCGGTGACAACGAACTGGTGACCGCGAAGATTTGCCGCGAAGTCGGCCTGGAGCAACAAGGGCTGCTGATGGGCAACGACATCGAGCGCATGAGCGACGCCGAACTGGCGATAGCGGTGGAGACGACCAACGTCTTCGCCAAACTCACGCCGTCGCACAAGGAGCGCATCGTGCGTTTGCTCAAGGGCAACGGCCATGTGGTTGGTTTCATGGGCGATGGCATCAACGACGCGCCGGCGCTACGCACCGCCGATATCGGTATTTCGGTGGACAGCGCCGTCGACATCGCCAAGGAAGCGGCGGACATCATCCTGCTGGAGAAAAGCCTGATGGTGCTGGAGGAGGGCGTGCTGGAAGGGCGCCGGACCTTCGCCAACATGCTCAAGTACATCAAAATGACCGCCAGCTCGAACTTCGGCAACGTGTTCTCGGTGCTGGTGGCCAGTGCGTTCATCCCGTTCCTGCCGATGCTGCCGATGCACCTGCTGGTGCAGAACCTGCTCTATGACATTTCGCAGATCGCCATCCCGTTCGACAACGTCGATGAAGAAATGCTGAGCAAACCGCAGCGCTGGCAGCCAGCGGATGTTGGCCGGTTCATGCTGTTTTTCGGACCGATCAGCTCGATCTTCGATATCACCACGTTTGCCTTGATGTGGTACGTCTTCGACGCCAATACCCCGGACCATCAAACCCTGTTCCAGTCCGGCTGGTTCGTGGTCGGGCTGCTGACCCAGACGCTGATCGTGCACATGATCCGCACACCGAAAATCCCGTTCCTGCAAAGCCGCGCGGCGATGCCGTTGATGGTGATGACCGGAATCATCATGGCCGTCGGTATCTTCCTGCCGATGGGACCGCTGGCGCACTACTTCAAATTGCAGGCGCTGCCGTCGCTGTACTTCGTGTTCCTGCCGGTGATTCTGCTGGCGTACATGGGCCTGACGCAGGCGGTGAAAGGGTTCTATATCCGCCGGTTTGGCTGGCAATAA
- a CDS encoding lysine N(6)-hydroxylase/L-ornithine N(5)-oxygenase family protein, translating to MTQAIASPIVHDLIGVGFGPSNLALAIALQERGPSQGELDVLFLDKQADYRWHGNTLVTQSELQISFLKDLVTLRNPTSPYSFVNYLKHHGRLVDFINLGTFYPCRMEYNDYLRWVAGQFEAQSRYGEEVLTIEPVLHNQQVEALRVISRDTHGQQHVRTARSVVVSAGGTPRIPEAFKALKGDSRVFHHSQYLAQMAKQPCVNNQPMSIAIIGGGQSGAEAFIDLNDSFPSVQVDMILRGSALKPADDSPFVNEVFSPEFTDLVFQQASSERERLVNEYHNTNYSVVDIDLIERIYGIFYRQKVSGIARHAFRTLTTIEKATATERGIELAVRNNATGEVTVRHYDAVVLATGYERQMHRKLLAPLEQYLGDFEVDRNYKLITDERCKAGIYMQGFCQASHGLSDTLLSILPIRADEIAGSLYDHGKARGHGRSVMDLLLATAS from the coding sequence ATGACACAGGCAATTGCATCGCCCATCGTTCACGACCTGATCGGCGTCGGTTTCGGCCCTTCGAACCTGGCGCTGGCCATCGCTCTGCAAGAACGCGGGCCGAGTCAGGGCGAGCTGGATGTTCTGTTTCTCGACAAGCAGGCCGATTACCGCTGGCACGGCAACACCCTGGTGACCCAGAGTGAGTTGCAGATTTCCTTCCTCAAGGACCTGGTGACCCTGCGCAACCCGACCAGCCCTTACTCCTTCGTCAACTACCTCAAGCACCACGGCCGTCTGGTGGACTTCATCAACCTGGGTACCTTTTATCCGTGCCGCATGGAGTACAACGATTACCTGCGCTGGGTCGCCGGGCAATTCGAAGCGCAGAGCCGCTATGGCGAAGAAGTGCTGACCATCGAGCCGGTGCTGCACAACCAGCAGGTCGAAGCGCTGCGGGTGATCTCGCGCGATACCCACGGTCAGCAGCACGTTCGCACCGCCCGCTCGGTGGTGGTCAGTGCCGGCGGTACACCGCGCATTCCCGAAGCGTTCAAGGCGCTCAAGGGTGATAGCCGGGTGTTCCACCACTCCCAGTACCTGGCGCAGATGGCCAAGCAACCGTGCGTGAACAACCAGCCGATGAGCATCGCGATCATCGGTGGCGGGCAGAGCGGGGCGGAAGCGTTCATCGACCTCAACGACAGCTTCCCGTCGGTACAGGTGGACATGATCCTGCGTGGCTCGGCCCTGAAACCGGCGGACGACAGCCCGTTCGTCAACGAAGTGTTCTCGCCGGAGTTCACTGATCTGGTGTTCCAGCAGGCGAGCAGCGAGCGTGAGCGTCTGGTCAACGAGTACCACAACACCAACTATTCGGTGGTGGACATCGACCTGATCGAACGCATCTACGGCATCTTCTATCGCCAGAAAGTCTCGGGCATTGCGCGCCACGCGTTCCGTACCCTGACCACCATCGAAAAAGCCACCGCCACCGAGCGCGGCATCGAGTTGGCTGTGCGCAACAACGCCACCGGTGAAGTCACCGTCCGTCATTACGACGCCGTGGTGCTGGCCACCGGTTACGAGCGCCAGATGCACCGCAAACTGCTGGCGCCGCTGGAACAATACCTGGGTGACTTCGAGGTTGACCGTAATTACAAACTGATCACTGACGAGCGCTGCAAGGCCGGCATCTATATGCAGGGCTTCTGCCAGGCCAGCCATGGTTTGAGCGACACGCTGCTGTCGATCCTGCCGATCCGTGCCGATGAAATTGCCGGTTCGTTGTATGACCATGGCAAGGCACGGGGGCATGGCCGTTCGGTGATGGATTTGTTGCTAGCCACCGCCAGCTAA
- a CDS encoding sigma-70 family RNA polymerase sigma factor produces the protein MLENYYRELVCFLNAKLGNRQVAEDVVHDAYLRVLERSSDTPIKQPRAFLYRTALNLVIDDHRRNALRQVESLEVLDNEERYFTPSPHHSLDHGQRLEMLQRALAELPRLCRESFLLRKIEGLSHPEIAEHLGISRALVEKHIVNAMKHCRVRMLQWDAH, from the coding sequence ATGTTGGAAAACTACTATCGCGAGCTGGTGTGTTTTTTGAACGCCAAGCTGGGCAACCGTCAGGTGGCCGAAGATGTGGTGCATGACGCTTATCTGCGGGTATTGGAGCGCTCCAGCGACACGCCGATCAAGCAACCTCGGGCGTTTCTGTACCGCACCGCGCTCAACCTGGTGATCGACGACCATCGGCGCAATGCCCTGCGTCAGGTCGAATCCCTGGAAGTGCTCGACAACGAAGAGCGCTACTTCACCCCATCCCCTCATCACAGCCTCGATCACGGTCAACGCCTGGAGATGCTCCAGCGTGCATTGGCGGAATTGCCACGGTTGTGCCGCGAGAGTTTCCTGCTGCGCAAGATCGAAGGTCTGTCGCACCCGGAGATCGCCGAACACCTCGGTATTTCTCGCGCGTTGGTGGAGAAGCACATCGTCAATGCAATGAAGCATTGCCGGGTGCGGATGCTGCAATGGGATGCCCATTGA
- a CDS encoding efflux RND transporter periplasmic adaptor subunit, producing MKRPRQTRRALLVALCLIPVIAVAAWQIIPPGRDQFATVQVTRADIESSVTALGTLQPRRYVDVGAQASGQIHKIHVEVGDVVKEGQLLVEIDPATQQAKLDAGRFSIENLNAQLQEQRAQHDLARQKFQRQQNLKAGGATREEDVQTAEAELRATQARIDMFQAQIRQAQASLRSDQAELGYTRIYAPMSGTVVALDARVGQTLNAQQQTPLILRIAKLSPMTVWAEVSEADIGHVKPGMTAWFTTLSGGNRRWNSTVRQILPVPPKPLDQSSQGGGSPASSSKSGSARVVLYTVLLDVDNADNALMAEMTTQVFFVAEQAKNVLTAPIAALQAGTGADNQTAQVVAKNGRIEQRDVRTGISDRLRVQILDGLQEGDHLLIGPTDGSGG from the coding sequence ATGAAACGTCCCCGACAGACCCGACGCGCCCTGCTTGTAGCACTTTGTCTGATCCCCGTTATCGCCGTGGCCGCCTGGCAGATCATCCCGCCCGGCCGCGACCAGTTCGCCACCGTTCAGGTCACCCGCGCCGACATCGAAAGCAGCGTCACCGCGCTGGGTACCCTGCAACCTCGACGCTATGTCGACGTCGGTGCCCAGGCATCCGGGCAGATCCACAAGATCCACGTGGAAGTCGGCGATGTGGTCAAGGAAGGCCAGTTGCTGGTGGAGATCGATCCGGCCACGCAACAGGCCAAACTCGACGCCGGGCGTTTCTCCATCGAAAACCTCAACGCGCAGCTGCAGGAACAACGGGCGCAGCACGACCTCGCCCGGCAGAAATTCCAGCGCCAGCAGAACCTCAAGGCCGGTGGCGCCACCCGCGAAGAAGACGTGCAGACCGCCGAGGCCGAACTGCGCGCCACCCAGGCCCGTATCGACATGTTCCAGGCGCAGATCCGCCAGGCCCAGGCCAGCCTGCGCAGCGATCAGGCGGAGCTGGGTTACACCCGAATCTATGCGCCCATGAGCGGAACCGTCGTTGCACTCGACGCCCGGGTCGGCCAGACCCTCAACGCCCAGCAACAAACGCCACTGATTCTGCGCATCGCCAAGTTGTCGCCGATGACCGTCTGGGCCGAGGTGTCGGAAGCCGACATCGGTCACGTCAAACCCGGGATGACGGCCTGGTTCACCACCCTCAGCGGTGGCAACCGTCGCTGGAACAGCACCGTGCGGCAAATATTGCCGGTACCGCCCAAGCCGCTGGACCAGAGCAGCCAGGGCGGCGGCAGCCCGGCCAGTTCGAGCAAAAGCGGCAGCGCTCGCGTGGTGCTGTACACCGTATTGCTGGACGTCGACAACGCCGACAACGCGCTGATGGCGGAAATGACCACGCAAGTCTTCTTCGTCGCCGAGCAGGCGAAAAACGTCCTCACCGCGCCCATCGCAGCCCTGCAAGCCGGCACTGGAGCGGACAACCAGACGGCACAAGTCGTCGCCAAAAACGGCCGCATCGAGCAACGCGACGTACGCACCGGCATCAGCGATCGCCTGCGGGTGCAGATCCTCGACGGCTTGCAGGAAGGCGATCACCTGCTGATCGGCCCGACCGACGGGAGTGGCGGCTGA
- a CDS encoding MacB family efflux pump subunit, with amino-acid sequence MLTPLIDLQDIRKAYGGGDSPEVHVLRGIDLSIHAGEFVAIVGASGSGKSTLMNILGCLDRPTSGEYRFAGENVAALDSDELAWLRREAFGFVFQGYHLIPSGSAQENVEMPAIYAGLPAAERHARAAALLDRLGLASRTGNRPHQLSGGQQQRVSIARALMNGGHIILADEPTGALDSHSGAEVMTLLDELASQGHVVILITHDREVAARAKRIIEIRDGLIISDSARDNPEAQTSANPGALQAVDLRKRLTEGAEATGAWKGELVDAVQAAWRVMWINRFRTALTLLGIIIGVASVVVMLAVGEGSKRQVMAQMGAFGSNIIYLSGSSPNPRTPLGIVTLDDVAAVGSLPQVTRIMPVNGQEAGVRFGNLDHLSYVGGNDTNFPAIFNWPVVEGRYFTQEDERNAAAVAVIGHKVRTKLLKDVANPIGQYILIENVPFQVVGVLAEKGASSGDSDSDDRIAIPYSAASVRLFGTHNPEYVAIAAADARKVKETEKAIEQLMLRLHNGKKDFELTNNAAMIQAEARTQNTLSLMLGSIAAISLLVGGIGVMNIMLMTVRERTREIGIRMATGARQRDILRQFLTEAVMLSVVGGLAGIALAMIVGGVLILSEVAVAFSLIAVLGAFGCALVTGVVFGFMPARKAARLDPVTALTSE; translated from the coding sequence ATGCTGACGCCCCTGATCGACCTGCAGGACATCCGCAAAGCCTACGGCGGCGGCGACTCACCGGAAGTTCACGTGTTGCGCGGCATCGACCTGTCGATTCATGCCGGGGAGTTCGTGGCGATCGTCGGTGCCTCCGGCTCCGGCAAGTCGACGCTGATGAACATCCTCGGCTGCCTCGACCGCCCGACCTCGGGCGAATACCGTTTCGCCGGGGAAAACGTCGCCGCACTCGACAGCGACGAACTGGCCTGGCTGCGCCGCGAAGCCTTTGGCTTTGTGTTCCAGGGTTATCACCTGATCCCGTCCGGTTCGGCCCAGGAAAACGTCGAGATGCCGGCCATCTACGCAGGCTTGCCGGCCGCCGAACGCCACGCCCGCGCCGCCGCCCTGCTCGACCGCCTCGGTCTGGCCTCGCGCACCGGCAATCGTCCGCACCAGCTCTCCGGCGGCCAGCAACAACGGGTGTCCATCGCCCGCGCCTTGATGAACGGCGGCCACATCATCCTCGCCGACGAACCCACCGGCGCCCTCGACAGCCACAGCGGTGCCGAGGTCATGACCCTGCTCGACGAACTGGCAAGCCAGGGCCACGTGGTGATCCTCATTACCCACGACCGCGAAGTGGCGGCCCGGGCCAAACGCATCATCGAAATTCGCGACGGGCTGATCATCAGCGACAGCGCCCGCGACAACCCTGAGGCACAAACTTCAGCCAACCCTGGCGCGCTGCAAGCGGTGGATCTGCGCAAGCGCCTGACCGAAGGCGCCGAAGCCACTGGCGCCTGGAAAGGCGAACTGGTCGATGCAGTGCAAGCCGCGTGGCGGGTGATGTGGATCAACCGCTTTCGCACCGCACTGACGTTGCTCGGGATCATCATCGGCGTCGCGTCGGTGGTGGTGATGCTGGCCGTCGGTGAAGGCAGCAAGCGCCAGGTGATGGCGCAAATGGGCGCGTTCGGCTCCAACATCATTTACCTCAGCGGCTCGTCGCCAAACCCGCGAACGCCGCTGGGCATCGTCACCCTGGATGACGTTGCGGCGGTGGGAAGCCTGCCGCAAGTGACACGGATCATGCCGGTCAATGGCCAGGAGGCCGGGGTGCGTTTCGGCAATCTCGACCATTTGAGTTACGTCGGCGGCAACGACACCAATTTCCCGGCGATTTTCAACTGGCCGGTGGTGGAAGGCCGCTACTTCACCCAGGAAGATGAACGCAACGCGGCGGCAGTCGCGGTGATCGGCCACAAGGTGCGGACCAAGTTGCTCAAGGACGTCGCCAACCCGATCGGCCAGTACATCCTGATCGAGAACGTGCCGTTCCAGGTGGTCGGCGTGCTTGCCGAAAAAGGCGCCAGCTCCGGCGACTCCGACAGCGACGACCGCATCGCTATCCCCTATTCCGCTGCCAGCGTGCGGCTGTTCGGCACCCACAACCCCGAATACGTGGCCATCGCCGCCGCCGATGCGCGCAAGGTCAAAGAGACGGAAAAAGCCATCGAGCAGTTGATGCTGCGACTGCACAACGGCAAAAAGGATTTCGAACTGACCAACAACGCGGCGATGATCCAGGCTGAAGCACGCACGCAAAATACGCTGTCGCTGATGCTCGGCTCGATTGCCGCGATTTCGTTGCTGGTGGGCGGGATCGGTGTGATGAACATCATGCTCATGACCGTGCGCGAACGGACTCGGGAGATCGGCATCCGCATGGCCACTGGCGCCCGCCAACGGGACATCCTGCGCCAGTTCCTCACCGAAGCGGTGATGCTCTCGGTGGTCGGCGGGCTTGCCGGGATCGCCTTGGCGATGATCGTCGGCGGCGTGCTGATCCTCAGCGAAGTCGCCGTCGCGTTCTCCTTGATAGCGGTGCTCGGCGCCTTCGGCTGCGCTCTGGTCACCGGTGTTGTCTTCGGCTTCATGCCGGCCCGCAAAGCTGCCCGACTCGACCCGGTCACGGCCCTTACCAGTGAATGA